A stretch of the Acidilobus sp. 7A genome encodes the following:
- a CDS encoding RpoL/Rpb11 RNA polymerase subunit family protein — translation MTDDVKIYRTGTTYVVEIENEDHTMGNLLATTLIGVKGVSNAYYEMEHPLFRRIKVYVQLEDGYNIKDVLKEALSRIKEMNEEFRRQFVERAKALGVDLS, via the coding sequence TTGACTGATGACGTCAAGATATATAGGACAGGGACGACCTACGTGGTGGAGATAGAAAACGAGGACCACACGATGGGCAACCTGCTCGCGACCACCCTCATTGGCGTTAAGGGGGTGAGCAACGCTTACTATGAGATGGAGCACCCTCTCTTCAGGAGGATCAAGGTTTACGTTCAGCTTGAAGACGGCTATAACATAAAGGACGTGCTAAAGGAGGCCCTGAGTAGGATTAAGGAGATGAACGAAGAGTTCAGGAGGCAGTTCGTCGAGCGCGCTAAGGCCCTCGGAGTAGACCTTTCTTGA